The following proteins are encoded in a genomic region of Amphiura filiformis chromosome 11, Afil_fr2py, whole genome shotgun sequence:
- the LOC140163847 gene encoding uncharacterized protein has translation MVRDSIASRLEHLPTDHSDRIMSLRIPLQNKQFVTLFSIYAPTLQAEPADKGKFYSDLRSFLQSIPTEDKIFILGDFNARVGRDSDTWKGALGKHGIGNCNDNGRLLLEPCAEQQLVITNTIFQQKDSLKTTWMLPRSKHWHLIDYIITRQSDLKDVLHTRVMPSAECHTDHRLVRCKLNLQFKPKPRKGGPPKRKISVGSLQSSEIKASFQANLQTRIEGSSYSIDSSPEVFWEQLKTTIQQSSEEVLGYTSKKNLDWFDENNAEIQTLMAKKRSALQAHLAQPLCPEKKAAFRTACCILQRELRVSQNKWWTDLAQKTLWWILCSLEVCLWPNLSSSEPIAQY, from the coding sequence ATGGTCAGAGACTCCATCGCATCCAGACTTGAACACCTGCCCACCGATCACTCTGACCGCATCATGTCCCTGCGTATCCCTCTGCAAAACAAGCAGTTTGTTACACTCTTCAGTATATACGCTCCAACTCTACAGGCAGAACCAGCAGACAAAGGAAAGTTCTACTCTGATCTCCGCAGCTTCTTGCAAAGCATTCCAACAGAAGACAAGATCTTTATCCTTGGGGATTTCAATGCCAGAGTAGGTCGAGACTCAGACACCTGGAAAGGAGCACTTGGAAAGCATGGCATCGGAAACTGTAATGACAATGGTCGTTTACTCCTGGAGCCTTGTGCTGAGCAGCAACTTGTCATCACCAATACTATCTTTCAGCAGAAGGACAGCCTAAAAACAACGTGGATGCTCCCTCGGTCCAAACATTGGCACCTGATAGATTACATAATTACACGCCAAAGTGACCTTAAAGATGTTTTACACACCAGAGTGATGCCCAGTGCAGAATGCCATACTGACCATCGCCTTGTCCGCTGCAAACTGAACCTCCAGTTTAAACCAAAGCCAAGGAAAGGAGGCCCCCCTAAGAGAAAGATCAGTGTTGGTAGCTTACAGTCATCAGAAATAAAAGCTAGCTTTCAGGCAAATCTCCAGACTCGCATCGAAGGCTCAAGTTACTCCATAGACAGTTCACCAGAAGTGTTCTGGGAGCAGTTGAAAACCACCATCCAGCAGTCGTCTGAAGAAGTCCTGGGTTACACCTCCAAGAAAAATCTTGACTGGTTTGACGAAAACAATGCTGAGATCCAAACTCTCATGGCTAAGAAGAGATCAGCACTTCAGGCCCACCTGGCCCAGCCTCTTTGTCCAGAAAAGAAAGCTGCCTTCAGAACTGCTTGTTGCATTCTCCAGCGCGAGCTTCGTGTGAGCCAAAACAAGTGGTGGACAGACCTGGCACAGAAAACTCTATGGTGGATTCTATGCAGCCTTGAAGTCTGTTTATGGCCCAACCTATCAAGTTCAGAGCCCATTGCGCAGTACTGA